One stretch of Streptomyces sp. NBC_01363 DNA includes these proteins:
- a CDS encoding TSUP family transporter, producing the protein MPDITFTALVVLCLAAAAAGWIDAVVGGGGLLLLPALLLGLPHVPAAQVLGTNKAVAIVGTSGAAVTYVRKAPVKVGTALRIGLAALAGSMAGAFFAAGISSEVLRPVIMVVLLAVAAFVMLRPSFGRDTDDGARQRVTGARTVTAIVLVGGGIGFYDGLFGPGTGTFLVLALTAVLHLDLVTASATAKIVNVCTNGGALAMFAYQGSVLWQLAALMAVFNLAGGLLGARMALRKGSEFVRGVLLVVVFSLVAKLAFDQWTA; encoded by the coding sequence ATGCCCGACATAACCTTTACCGCCCTGGTCGTCCTCTGCCTCGCCGCAGCCGCCGCAGGCTGGATCGACGCGGTGGTCGGGGGCGGCGGACTGCTTCTGCTGCCCGCGCTGCTCCTGGGGCTGCCGCACGTCCCGGCCGCTCAGGTACTGGGTACCAACAAGGCGGTCGCGATCGTCGGTACGTCGGGCGCCGCCGTGACGTACGTGCGCAAGGCACCGGTGAAGGTCGGGACCGCGCTGCGGATCGGGCTCGCGGCGCTGGCCGGATCGATGGCGGGCGCGTTCTTCGCCGCCGGGATCAGCAGCGAGGTGCTCCGGCCGGTGATCATGGTGGTGCTGCTGGCTGTCGCGGCGTTCGTGATGCTGCGGCCCTCGTTCGGCCGGGACACGGACGACGGTGCGCGGCAGCGGGTCACCGGGGCCCGTACCGTCACCGCGATCGTGCTGGTCGGCGGCGGCATCGGCTTCTACGACGGGCTGTTCGGCCCCGGCACGGGGACGTTCCTGGTGCTGGCGCTGACCGCGGTGCTTCACCTCGACCTGGTGACGGCGTCCGCCACCGCCAAGATCGTCAACGTCTGCACCAACGGCGGCGCGCTGGCGATGTTCGCCTACCAGGGCAGTGTGCTGTGGCAACTGGCCGCGCTGATGGCGGTGTTCAACCTGGCGGGCGGGCTCCTCGGGGCGCGCATGGCGCTCAGGAAGGGCAGCGAGTTCGTCCGTGGCGTGCTGCTGGTCGTGGTGTTCTCGCTGGTCGCGAAGCTGGCCTTCGACCAGTGGACGGCCTGA
- a CDS encoding VOC family protein — MPQMIFVNLPVKDLEAAKAFFGKLGFSCNPQFTDENTACLVISDTIFAMLLTEPRFKEFTKKEIADSSKSTEVILALSAESREKVDELVDTALASGGSPANETMDYGHMYGRSFQDPNNHIWEVVWMDPAAVQS; from the coding sequence ATGCCTCAGATGATCTTCGTCAACCTGCCGGTCAAGGACCTCGAAGCGGCCAAGGCCTTCTTCGGCAAGCTGGGTTTCTCCTGCAACCCGCAGTTCACCGACGAGAACACCGCGTGTCTCGTCATCAGCGACACCATCTTCGCGATGCTCCTCACCGAGCCGCGCTTCAAGGAGTTCACCAAGAAGGAGATCGCCGACTCCTCGAAGTCCACCGAGGTCATCCTCGCCCTGAGCGCCGAGAGCAGGGAGAAGGTGGACGAGCTGGTCGACACCGCCCTCGCCTCCGGCGGATCCCCTGCCAACGAGACGATGGACTACGGCCACATGTACGGCCGTTCCTTCCAGGACCCGAACAACCACATCTGGGAGGTCGTGTGGATGGACCCGGCGGCCGTCCAGAGCTAG
- a CDS encoding NADPH-dependent FMN reductase — protein MDLTTAPTTPSTAPTTPSTAPLKVAVILASNREGRFAPVVSDWFLSHTDPHPDIETDLIDVAQLDLPVALSYRPDADAQARLAAVSPRLAAADAFVVVTPEYNHSYPAPLKNLIDWHRAEWQAKPVAFVSYGGVSGGLRAVEHLRQVFAELHTVGIRETVSFHDAGALFDDEGRHRDPAGCDAAAKVLLDQLVWWGHALRDAKAVRPYGV, from the coding sequence ATGGACCTCACCACAGCACCCACGACCCCTTCCACCGCACCCACGACCCCTTCCACCGCTCCCCTGAAGGTCGCGGTCATCCTCGCCAGCAATCGCGAGGGACGGTTCGCCCCCGTCGTCTCCGACTGGTTCCTCTCCCACACCGACCCCCACCCCGACATCGAGACCGATCTGATCGACGTCGCGCAACTCGACCTCCCGGTCGCCCTCTCCTACCGGCCCGACGCCGACGCGCAGGCCCGACTCGCCGCCGTTTCGCCCCGGTTGGCGGCGGCCGACGCCTTCGTCGTCGTCACCCCCGAGTACAACCACTCGTACCCGGCCCCGTTGAAGAACCTCATCGACTGGCACCGCGCCGAATGGCAGGCCAAGCCCGTCGCCTTCGTCTCGTACGGCGGGGTATCCGGCGGGCTGCGCGCCGTCGAGCACCTGCGGCAGGTCTTCGCGGAGCTGCACACCGTCGGCATCCGCGAGACCGTGTCCTTCCACGACGCGGGCGCCCTCTTCGACGACGAGGGCAGGCACCGGGACCCGGCGGGCTGCGACGCGGCGGCCAAGGTGCTGCTCGACCAGCTGGTCTGGTGGGGGCACGCCCTGCGCGACGCAAAGGCCGTCCGACCGTACGGCGTCTGA
- a CDS encoding oxidoreductase: protein MSQGWNANDIPDQSGRTAVVTGANSGIGLNTARELARRGARVLLACRDETRGREAESRIRKAVTGADVAFVPLDLADLGSVRAFAATHVPDRLDLLINNAGVMALPYGTTADGFERQFGINHLGHFALTGLLLPRLLDTPGARVVTVSSGMHALSDIDMGDLNGERNYRRWIAYGRSKTANLLFVHELARRLTKAGSRLVAAAAHPGYAATNLQSAAARMENRRTVERVFELGNRIIAQPASVGALPTLYAATAPGVRPDSFTGPALLGWRGAPAPSWRAGWTRDDVTSERLWVASEQLTGVTYPDLAP, encoded by the coding sequence ATGAGCCAGGGCTGGAACGCGAACGACATCCCGGACCAGAGCGGCCGTACGGCCGTGGTCACCGGAGCCAACAGCGGCATCGGCCTCAACACCGCCCGGGAGCTGGCCCGGCGCGGGGCGCGGGTCCTGCTCGCCTGTCGTGACGAGACGCGCGGCAGGGAGGCCGAGTCCCGCATCCGGAAGGCCGTGACCGGCGCGGACGTGGCGTTCGTACCGCTCGATCTGGCCGATCTGGGCTCGGTGCGCGCGTTCGCCGCGACGCACGTACCCGACCGGCTCGATCTGCTGATCAACAACGCGGGCGTGATGGCCCTCCCGTACGGGACGACGGCCGACGGCTTCGAGAGGCAGTTCGGCATCAATCACCTCGGGCACTTCGCCCTGACCGGGCTGCTGCTCCCCAGGCTCCTGGACACCCCCGGTGCCCGCGTGGTGACCGTCTCCAGCGGGATGCACGCGCTGTCCGACATCGACATGGGAGATCTCAACGGCGAGCGGAACTACCGCCGCTGGATCGCCTACGGCCGCTCGAAGACCGCCAATCTGCTCTTCGTCCACGAGCTGGCGCGACGGCTCACGAAGGCCGGCTCCCGGCTGGTGGCCGCCGCCGCGCACCCGGGATACGCGGCCACCAATCTGCAGTCCGCCGCCGCCCGGATGGAGAACCGCAGGACGGTGGAGCGGGTCTTCGAGCTCGGCAACCGGATCATCGCCCAGCCCGCTTCGGTCGGTGCGCTGCCCACGCTGTACGCGGCCACCGCGCCCGGCGTGCGCCCCGACTCGTTCACCGGGCCGGCACTGCTGGGCTGGCGCGGCGCGCCCGCCCCCTCCTGGCGGGCGGGCTGGACGCGCGACGACGTGACGAGCGAGCGGCTCTGGGTGGCGTCCGAGCAGCTCACGGGGGTGACGTATCCGGACCTCGCCCCCTGA
- a CDS encoding ABC transporter permease has product MRRFLRNRLAVVGVVIFVLLVLFSVFGGLFTSYAYSDADFAALTQPPSGTHWFGTNQGGNDIYASAVHGLRRSLAIAVSVSVLTIVVAAVIGSSAAYFGGRVEKATLAVIHFLLVVPSFLILALVSHRLAGDWRVLIVVLTVFGWMSTARVIWSVSTSLRERDYVTAAEFMGISAPRIILRHIIPNLGSLLIVNLTLGVVATVLSETALSFLGFGVQTPDVSLGTMLADGASTITSAPWLFAFPAGLVVLLTVSMTFVGDGLRDALDPTSVTGAAGGRR; this is encoded by the coding sequence CTGCGCCGCTTCCTGCGCAACCGCCTCGCCGTCGTCGGTGTGGTGATCTTCGTGCTGCTGGTGCTGTTCAGCGTGTTCGGTGGCCTGTTCACTTCGTACGCGTACTCCGACGCCGACTTCGCCGCACTCACCCAGCCGCCGAGCGGCACCCACTGGTTCGGCACCAACCAGGGCGGGAACGACATCTACGCCTCCGCGGTGCACGGGCTCCGGCGCTCCCTGGCGATCGCCGTGAGCGTCTCCGTCCTGACCATCGTCGTCGCCGCGGTCATCGGCTCCAGCGCCGCGTACTTCGGCGGCCGGGTGGAGAAGGCGACACTCGCCGTCATCCACTTCCTGCTGGTCGTCCCCTCGTTCCTCATCCTCGCCCTGGTCTCCCACCGCCTCGCCGGCGACTGGCGGGTCCTCATCGTCGTGCTCACGGTGTTCGGCTGGATGTCCACCGCGCGGGTCATCTGGTCCGTCTCGACGTCGCTGCGGGAACGGGACTACGTGACGGCGGCCGAGTTCATGGGCATCAGCGCACCGCGCATCATCCTGCGCCACATCATTCCCAACCTCGGCTCACTGCTGATCGTCAATCTGACGCTCGGCGTCGTCGCGACCGTACTCAGCGAGACCGCCCTGTCCTTCCTCGGATTCGGTGTCCAGACCCCGGACGTCTCCCTCGGCACGATGCTCGCGGACGGTGCGAGCACCATCACGAGCGCCCCATGGCTCTTCGCCTTCCCCGCGGGCCTGGTCGTCCTGCTCACCGTGTCGATGACCTTCGTCGGCGACGGGCTGCGCGACGCCCTCGACCCCACGTCCGTGACCGGTGCGGCAGGAGGCCGACGATGA
- a CDS encoding ABC transporter permease: protein MVRYVIRKATGWLLMIVVATNATYFLASWFLDPRSNFKELRPVRTEAQMDRALAPYNLNPQEPLVHRWWDWFTSVVFHFDWGKSPTGVSVNGEIGYRALISGELVIIATILSVVIGVTLAVYTASRQYGWADRISQAVSIAVFNIPTSVAALAVVFVAIWLNQHAGLHFLYVAGENSPNVEGLLPTIGDRLLHLILPTLSLTLMGYVGYHLTQRSLLLDTINADFVRTAQATGLTRSKAIRRHALRAALIPTATSVAFSIPAMFTGAVITETIFGWNGMGRYFIQTIGKNDVHGTVATAAFAAALTAIGAILADVATVFLDPRVRVN from the coding sequence ATGGTGCGCTATGTGATCCGCAAGGCGACCGGCTGGCTCCTGATGATCGTGGTCGCGACCAACGCCACGTACTTCCTGGCCAGTTGGTTCCTGGACCCCCGGTCGAACTTCAAGGAGCTCCGCCCGGTCCGCACCGAGGCCCAGATGGACCGGGCCCTCGCGCCGTACAACCTGAACCCGCAGGAGCCGCTGGTGCACCGGTGGTGGGACTGGTTCACCTCGGTGGTGTTCCACTTCGACTGGGGCAAGTCCCCCACCGGCGTCTCCGTCAACGGGGAGATCGGCTACCGGGCGCTCATCAGCGGGGAGTTGGTCATCATCGCGACCATCCTGTCCGTGGTCATCGGCGTCACGCTGGCCGTGTACACCGCGTCGCGGCAGTACGGCTGGGCCGACCGGATCTCGCAGGCCGTGTCCATCGCGGTGTTCAACATCCCGACGTCCGTCGCCGCGCTCGCCGTGGTCTTCGTCGCCATCTGGCTGAACCAGCACGCCGGGCTGCACTTCCTCTACGTGGCCGGGGAGAACTCACCCAACGTCGAGGGGCTGCTCCCGACGATCGGCGACCGCCTGCTGCATCTGATCCTGCCGACCCTGAGCCTGACGCTGATGGGCTACGTCGGGTATCACCTGACGCAGCGTTCGCTGCTGCTGGACACGATCAACGCGGACTTCGTGCGCACCGCCCAGGCCACCGGGCTCACCCGGTCCAAGGCGATCCGCAGGCACGCCCTGCGCGCCGCGCTCATTCCGACGGCGACATCCGTGGCGTTCAGCATCCCGGCCATGTTCACCGGCGCCGTCATCACCGAAACGATCTTCGGCTGGAACGGCATGGGCCGCTACTTCATCCAGACCATCGGCAAGAACGACGTGCACGGCACGGTCGCGACAGCAGCCTTCGCCGCTGCCCTGACCGCGATCGGCGCGATCCTCGCGGATGTCGCCACCGTCTTCCTCGACCCCCGAGTGAGGGTGAACTGA
- a CDS encoding aminotransferase class IV family protein yields the protein MTTPPPAPSPYAEFDGHPATEADLRIPAFLGYGHFTAMQVRDGKVRGLALHLARLDAANQELFERGLDGARVRELIRHALGSAGVRDASVRVHGYLPPGDAETTVMVTVRGPARKSAEPHGLMSVPYARTAPHIKRPGEFGQTYYAQLAARAGFDEALLTLPDGAVTEGAITNIGFWDGTSVVWPDAPCLLGITMALLERDLPAAGLASVRRPVTLDGLGAFRSAFLTNSQGIAPVGRIDDTEFAVDEELMKRIGQAYDGARWDTI from the coding sequence ATGACGACTCCCCCGCCCGCGCCCTCCCCGTACGCCGAGTTCGACGGACATCCGGCCACCGAGGCGGACCTGCGGATTCCGGCCTTCCTCGGCTACGGCCATTTCACGGCCATGCAGGTCAGGGACGGAAAGGTGCGCGGCCTGGCCCTGCATCTGGCCCGGCTGGACGCCGCCAACCAGGAGCTGTTCGAGCGCGGCCTGGACGGGGCACGGGTCCGCGAACTGATCCGGCACGCGCTGGGGAGTGCCGGGGTGCGGGACGCCTCGGTCCGGGTCCACGGCTATCTGCCTCCGGGCGACGCGGAGACGACCGTCATGGTCACGGTGCGGGGGCCGGCGCGGAAGTCCGCCGAACCGCACGGCCTGATGTCCGTCCCGTACGCCCGCACCGCGCCGCACATCAAGCGGCCCGGCGAGTTCGGCCAGACGTACTACGCGCAGCTGGCCGCCCGCGCCGGGTTCGACGAGGCCCTGCTGACCCTGCCGGACGGTGCGGTGACGGAGGGCGCGATCACCAACATCGGCTTCTGGGACGGCACTTCGGTCGTCTGGCCGGACGCCCCCTGTCTGCTCGGCATCACCATGGCGCTGCTGGAGCGGGATCTGCCCGCCGCGGGGCTGGCGTCCGTACGGCGTCCGGTGACCCTGGACGGGCTGGGCGCGTTCCGGTCGGCGTTCCTCACCAACTCGCAGGGCATCGCGCCGGTCGGGCGGATCGACGACACGGAATTCGCGGTGGACGAGGAGCTGATGAAGCGGATCGGGCAGGCGTACGACGGTGCGCGGTGGGACACGATCTGA
- a CDS encoding ABC transporter ATP-binding protein, producing MTLTTLAASPAPTDATPVLSVRDLRITFPSEAGPVEAVRGVDFDLLPGRTLGIVGESGSGKSATAMAVMGLLPPSAELRGQVLLDGRDLIGLGDKELSAIRGNSIGMVFQDPLSALTPIFSVGRLLSDALRVHQDLTKRAAREQAVELLDLVGIPDPRGRAKSFPHEFSGGMRQRVVIAMAIANKPSVLVADEPTTALDVTVQAQILDVLRLAQKETGAGLVLITHDLGVVAGHADDIAVMYAGRFVERAEVDELFRRPTMPYTARLLAAVPTVDSGVHRPLVPIGGEPPALVDLPGGCPFASRCAVAQDACRADEPELREITGHGHVACLRADEIADGTLDPAGDVGPGDLPSGSGHAETGEVVLRVEDLVKTFPVTKGALLKRRVGTLHAVNRVSFELRAGETLGLVGESGSGKTTTLLEVLRLKQPEGGRIEIAGTDVGTVESADRVRELRQDVQIVMQDPLGALNPRLPVFQLLAEPLQAIGRDRESIRSRVHELLALVGLDASVSGRFPAALSGGQRQRVGIARALATEPRLLALDEPLSALDVSVQAGVINLLARLKRELGLAYLVVAHDLAVVRYISDRIAVMYLGHIVETGDTETIFSDPKHPYTRALLSAIPVPDPQRERVRERVVLQGEQPSATRPPAGCVFVDRCPLYRLADEDVRLRCRTERPEPTAVAGRPGHQYACHAV from the coding sequence ATGACTCTCACGACCCTGGCCGCATCCCCGGCACCCACCGACGCCACCCCCGTGCTCTCGGTGCGGGACCTGCGGATCACCTTCCCCTCCGAGGCCGGCCCCGTCGAGGCGGTGCGCGGCGTCGACTTCGACCTCCTGCCGGGCCGGACCCTCGGCATCGTCGGCGAGTCCGGCTCGGGCAAGTCGGCCACCGCGATGGCCGTGATGGGCCTGCTGCCGCCCTCCGCCGAGCTGCGCGGCCAGGTGCTGCTCGACGGACGTGATCTGATCGGCCTCGGCGACAAGGAGCTCTCCGCGATACGGGGCAACTCCATCGGCATGGTCTTCCAGGACCCGCTGTCCGCGCTCACCCCGATCTTCTCCGTGGGCAGGCTGCTCTCCGACGCCCTGCGCGTCCACCAGGACCTGACGAAGCGGGCGGCCCGGGAGCAGGCCGTCGAACTGCTCGATCTCGTCGGCATCCCCGATCCGCGGGGCCGGGCCAAGTCGTTCCCGCACGAGTTCTCCGGCGGAATGCGCCAGCGCGTCGTCATCGCGATGGCGATTGCCAACAAGCCCTCCGTGCTCGTCGCGGACGAGCCCACCACCGCTCTCGACGTCACCGTGCAGGCCCAGATCCTGGACGTCCTGCGGCTGGCGCAGAAGGAGACCGGAGCCGGTCTCGTCCTCATCACGCACGACCTCGGGGTCGTGGCCGGCCACGCCGACGACATCGCCGTGATGTACGCGGGCCGGTTCGTGGAGCGCGCGGAAGTCGACGAACTGTTCCGCCGGCCGACGATGCCGTACACCGCGAGGCTGCTCGCCGCCGTGCCCACCGTGGACAGCGGGGTCCACCGGCCGCTGGTCCCGATCGGCGGGGAGCCGCCCGCCCTCGTGGACCTCCCGGGCGGCTGCCCCTTCGCGAGCCGCTGCGCCGTCGCCCAGGACGCGTGCCGTGCCGACGAGCCCGAGCTGCGCGAGATCACCGGGCACGGGCACGTCGCCTGCCTGCGCGCGGACGAGATCGCCGACGGAACCCTGGACCCCGCCGGAGACGTGGGGCCGGGCGACCTGCCGAGCGGGTCCGGGCACGCGGAGACCGGCGAGGTGGTGCTCCGGGTCGAGGACCTCGTCAAGACCTTCCCCGTCACCAAGGGCGCCCTCCTCAAACGCCGGGTCGGTACGCTGCACGCCGTCAACCGGGTGAGCTTCGAGCTGCGCGCCGGGGAGACCCTGGGGCTGGTGGGCGAGTCGGGCAGCGGCAAGACCACGACGCTGCTGGAGGTCCTCCGGCTGAAGCAGCCCGAGGGCGGGCGGATCGAGATCGCCGGAACCGATGTCGGCACGGTCGAATCCGCCGACCGGGTACGGGAGTTGCGGCAGGACGTACAGATCGTCATGCAGGATCCGCTGGGGGCCCTGAACCCGCGGCTGCCCGTCTTCCAGTTGCTCGCCGAACCCCTCCAGGCCATCGGGCGGGACCGCGAGTCGATCCGCTCCCGTGTCCACGAACTCCTGGCGCTGGTCGGCCTGGACGCCTCGGTCAGCGGCCGTTTCCCGGCCGCGCTCTCCGGCGGCCAGCGCCAGCGGGTCGGCATCGCCAGGGCCCTGGCGACCGAGCCGAGACTGCTCGCCCTCGACGAGCCGCTCTCGGCCCTGGACGTGTCGGTGCAGGCCGGGGTGATCAACCTGCTGGCCCGGCTCAAGCGCGAACTCGGGCTCGCCTACCTGGTGGTCGCCCACGACCTGGCCGTGGTCCGGTACATCTCCGACCGCATCGCGGTGATGTATCTCGGGCACATCGTCGAGACCGGGGACACGGAGACGATCTTCTCCGATCCCAAGCACCCCTACACCCGGGCGCTGTTGTCGGCGATCCCGGTGCCCGACCCGCAGCGGGAACGCGTCCGCGAACGTGTCGTGCTCCAGGGCGAGCAGCCGAGCGCCACCCGGCCGCCCGCGGGCTGTGTCTTCGTCGACCGCTGCCCCCTGTACCGCCTCGCCGACGAGGACGTGCGCCTGCGCTGTCGCACGGAGCGTCCCGAGCCGACGGCGGTGGCCGGACGCCCCGGCCACCAGTACGCCTGTCACGCCGTCTGA
- a CDS encoding ABC transporter family substrate-binding protein — translation MRARLALPIALVAAVSVAATACDASSGKDGSDAAGKDTPKAASAAADYNPVPYDRVKDGGTYTTAGTFDDQGNPFNVNATLTASRVWAWYNADAITYSPTGEVQYNPDYYSDVKVSVEGGKQKVTLTINEKATFNDGTPIDWTAIEATWKTNNGSNKAYDASSTDGYDQISSVHKGENAKQAVIEFKGVNASWTTLFTTFLHPKAATVANFNKAYVKKAHPEWGAGPYTVGKWDTHSGGITFVRNPKWWGKKGKLDKRVYVNLESTAAVNAFKNGQLDYTSAIDAESLKQVKGLKGTEIRSGGSPFEYSLYFNTKSANLSDTAVRKAIQESIDRSQIAKIQFQGLDYKEPLPGSAVLYSFQKGYQDNVSAVLKYAPDEAKKTLDAAGWKPGSDGIRVKDGKKLEVGYTILGDEPLDKAVAGAFTAMLKPVGVQLVVKKADEADFSKILSDRRFDLFLSGNRSMDPFGARYLCDFYCSDRDSNITGSGTPALNKEIRATADIADLDEQVAAVNKVERKALQQYAFLPLFSGPSTYSVKKGLANVGATIFHSPLPETVGWEK, via the coding sequence ATGCGCGCAAGACTGGCCCTGCCCATCGCCCTCGTCGCCGCCGTCTCGGTCGCAGCCACCGCGTGCGACGCCTCCTCCGGGAAGGACGGGTCCGACGCGGCGGGCAAGGACACCCCCAAGGCCGCATCGGCCGCGGCCGACTACAACCCGGTGCCGTACGACCGGGTCAAGGACGGCGGCACGTACACCACCGCCGGGACCTTCGACGACCAGGGCAACCCGTTCAACGTCAACGCCACCCTGACCGCGTCCCGGGTCTGGGCCTGGTACAACGCCGACGCGATCACGTACTCGCCCACCGGCGAGGTGCAGTACAACCCGGACTACTACAGCGACGTGAAGGTCTCCGTCGAGGGCGGCAAGCAGAAGGTCACACTGACGATCAACGAGAAGGCCACCTTCAACGACGGCACCCCGATCGACTGGACCGCGATCGAGGCCACCTGGAAGACCAACAACGGTTCGAACAAGGCCTACGACGCCTCCTCCACCGACGGCTACGACCAGATCTCCTCGGTCCACAAGGGCGAGAACGCCAAGCAGGCCGTCATCGAGTTCAAGGGCGTCAACGCCTCCTGGACGACCCTGTTCACCACCTTCCTGCACCCCAAGGCGGCCACCGTCGCCAACTTCAACAAGGCGTACGTCAAGAAGGCCCACCCGGAGTGGGGCGCGGGCCCGTACACCGTCGGCAAGTGGGACACCCACTCGGGCGGCATCACCTTCGTCCGCAACCCGAAGTGGTGGGGCAAGAAGGGCAAGCTCGACAAGCGCGTCTACGTCAACCTGGAGTCGACGGCCGCGGTCAACGCCTTCAAGAACGGCCAGCTCGACTACACCTCGGCCATCGACGCGGAGAGCCTCAAGCAGGTCAAGGGGCTCAAGGGGACGGAGATCCGCAGCGGCGGCAGCCCCTTCGAGTACTCGCTCTACTTCAACACGAAGTCGGCAAACCTCTCGGACACGGCCGTCCGCAAGGCCATCCAGGAGAGCATCGACCGCTCCCAGATCGCGAAGATCCAGTTCCAGGGGCTCGACTACAAGGAACCGCTGCCCGGTTCGGCGGTGCTGTACAGCTTCCAGAAGGGCTACCAGGACAATGTCTCCGCCGTCCTGAAGTACGCACCGGACGAGGCGAAGAAGACGCTCGACGCGGCGGGCTGGAAGCCCGGCAGCGACGGCATCCGCGTCAAGGACGGCAAGAAGCTGGAGGTCGGCTACACGATCCTCGGCGACGAGCCGCTGGACAAGGCCGTCGCCGGCGCCTTCACCGCGATGCTGAAGCCGGTCGGCGTCCAGCTCGTCGTCAAGAAGGCAGACGAGGCAGACTTCTCGAAGATCCTCAGCGACCGCAGGTTCGACCTCTTCCTGTCCGGGAACCGCTCCATGGACCCGTTCGGTGCCCGCTACCTGTGCGACTTCTACTGCTCGGACCGTGACTCCAACATCACCGGCTCCGGTACGCCGGCCCTGAACAAGGAGATCCGCGCCACCGCCGACATTGCGGACCTCGACGAGCAGGTCGCGGCGGTCAACAAGGTCGAGCGGAAGGCGCTCCAGCAGTACGCCTTCCTGCCGCTGTTCAGCGGACCCTCGACGTACAGCGTGAAGAAGGGCCTCGCCAACGTCGGCGCCACCATCTTCCACAGCCCGCTCCCGGAGACGGTCGGCTGGGAGAAGTAG
- the cutA gene encoding divalent-cation tolerance protein CutA translates to MTTPAWLTVLTTTDSEEKAHSLAQGAVEARLAACVQISAPVTSVYHWRNAIETTEEWQLLFKTTAERYDELEAHLQEAHDYETPEIIAIPVLRGSAGYLAWVSAETAPVTSL, encoded by the coding sequence GTGACGACGCCGGCATGGCTGACCGTACTGACCACGACGGACAGCGAGGAGAAGGCCCACTCCCTGGCGCAGGGCGCGGTGGAGGCGCGGCTCGCCGCCTGCGTACAGATCTCCGCGCCCGTCACCTCGGTCTATCACTGGCGGAACGCCATCGAGACCACCGAGGAGTGGCAGCTGCTGTTCAAGACGACGGCCGAGCGGTACGACGAACTGGAGGCCCACCTCCAGGAGGCGCACGACTACGAGACCCCGGAGATCATCGCGATCCCGGTGCTCCGGGGCAGCGCCGGCTACCTCGCCTGGGTCTCGGCCGAGACCGCTCCGGTCACCTCCCTGTAG
- a CDS encoding class F sortase — MTEKAKGWLLVIATLAGVWLIQHGADTQLVPPRPTAAQAFAGGPVPQPGSPVAEPLKPSAPVRIRIPSIRVDAPMMRLGLGSDGSLDVPPAGNRNIVGWYRDGTPPGSKGSAIVAGHVDNAQGRSVFYDLGALQKGSTVEVVRQDGRTAVFSLDAIEVYKNDDFPDKRVYGASSFASLRLITCGGGFSKETGYEGNVVAYAHLISVR; from the coding sequence GTGACCGAGAAGGCCAAGGGCTGGCTGCTGGTCATCGCAACGCTGGCAGGCGTCTGGCTGATCCAGCACGGAGCCGACACCCAGCTGGTCCCGCCCCGGCCGACCGCCGCCCAGGCCTTCGCCGGCGGCCCGGTGCCGCAGCCGGGTTCCCCGGTCGCCGAACCGCTGAAGCCCTCGGCCCCCGTACGCATCCGCATCCCGAGCATCCGGGTGGACGCACCGATGATGCGTCTCGGGCTCGGGTCCGACGGCAGTCTCGATGTGCCGCCGGCCGGGAACCGCAACATCGTCGGCTGGTACCGGGACGGCACTCCCCCGGGCTCCAAGGGCAGCGCGATCGTCGCCGGTCATGTGGACAACGCGCAGGGGCGGTCGGTCTTCTACGACCTGGGCGCCCTGCAGAAGGGCAGCACGGTCGAGGTGGTCCGCCAGGACGGCCGCACCGCCGTCTTCTCCCTCGACGCGATCGAGGTCTACAAGAACGACGACTTCCCCGACAAACGGGTGTACGGCGCCTCGTCCTTCGCCTCGCTGCGGCTGATCACCTGCGGCGGCGGCTTCTCGAAGGAGACGGGATACGAGGGCAATGTGGTGGCGTACGCGCACCTGATCTCCGTCCGGTGA